AGGATCGTCTCCCGGGCGGTCTCGGGCAGCGCGCCGGACGCGAGCGCGCGTTGATAGTGCGGACTCCCCGATGCGGGTCCGATTGAGAGCACGTCGCCCGTCTTCAGAGCACGGCCGTCCAGCCCGCCGAACCCCGCAGCCACGAGCGTCGAGCGGCTGCCCAACGCAACCGGCACGTCGATCCCTCCTGCGACGGCAAGGTAGCAACGGACGCCGGATCTCGTCGTGCCGATCGACAACGCGGTACCGGCCGGGATCACGAAGGAACGGCCGGCGGGGACGAGCTCGCCGTCGATGCGCGCCTCGACGGGCGCTCCGGCCAGCGCACAAACGTGCTCATCAGAGAACAGAAGCTCCGGTCCCGCGATCGTGATCTCGAGCGCGGCGGCACCCTCGTCGTTGCCGGCGAGCAGGTTCGCGGCCCGGAACGAAAGCTCGTCCATCGCGCCGGAGGGCGGCACGCCCGACGCTCCCCAGCCCGGCCGGCCGAGGTCTTGCACGGTCGTCGAAGCGCCCGGCCGGAGGACGTGCACGCTCACGTCGGGAGGAAGCGCACGGCGGCGCCCGGAAGCAGGAGCGCCGGTGGATCGCGCCCGGCATCGAACAGTGCGAGGTCGGTTCGGCCGATGAGCCGCCACCCGCCTGCCGTGGCTTGCGGGTAGATGCCGGTGTAGGAGCCGCCGATGCCCACGCTCCCTGATGGGATCCGGGTGCGCGGCGTCGCGAGTCGCGGGGTC
This region of Actinomycetota bacterium genomic DNA includes:
- a CDS encoding biotin-dependent carboxyltransferase family protein encodes the protein MSVHVLRPGASTTVQDLGRPGWGASGVPPSGAMDELSFRAANLLAGNDEGAAALEITIAGPELLFSDEHVCALAGAPVEARIDGELVPAGRSFVIPAGTALSIGTTRSGVRCYLAVAGGIDVPVALGSRSTLVAAGFGGLDGRALKTGDVLSIGPASGSPHYQRALASGALPETARETILRVVRGPQEDAFTDEGIDTFYSSAYRVSPWSDRAGVRLEGAPIGIAGAADLDPEGVVTGSVQVPADGMPIVLGPDRPATGGYVKVATVISADLPVLAQARPGDTLRFATIDVEDARAARRERLRVLHEGFEGLG